In the genome of bacterium, one region contains:
- a CDS encoding Mov34/MPN/PAD-1 family protein, producing the protein MDKIKITNKAYKTIEQESLNCNTETGGLLIGCLNSLIVVEATPPGRNAELGNCHFTADVEEDTLTLDNIVRKYHGKVSLIGYWHKHPGTMFQPSGGDLIQAQEIVKRVAQSGDKKPLFIFISNVIAGNARIYAYCINYGANEFEPVKLILIDDNSEEVNCALKNEPVAIQTKSSDYWTDSGFQFYFTTRGRERIKQELKELELAGYEAKTLRRQSDKRLFLEIRKDNLSLIVIPPVEYPLGAPRFIDKPTGKEIIKLTTLCNWNSDFTIKQVLDEILRENKKSDTKPVKKGGQNENDIIKTLLRGTFDYAKFVKNTLNEYIWHGTDGRGNNKHFTYWA; encoded by the coding sequence ATGGATAAAATTAAGATAACAAATAAGGCTTATAAAACAATTGAGCAGGAAAGTCTCAATTGTAATACTGAAACAGGAGGACTTTTAATTGGTTGCCTGAATAGCTTGATTGTAGTTGAAGCAACCCCTCCCGGCAGAAATGCTGAGCTGGGAAACTGCCATTTTACTGCCGATGTAGAAGAAGATACGTTAACGCTGGATAATATCGTCAGAAAATATCACGGAAAAGTCTCTCTAATAGGATATTGGCATAAACATCCCGGAACTATGTTTCAGCCAAGCGGAGGTGACCTTATTCAAGCACAGGAAATAGTAAAACGCGTAGCTCAATCGGGTGATAAGAAACCTTTGTTTATTTTTATTTCCAATGTGATTGCAGGTAATGCAAGAATTTATGCTTATTGCATAAATTATGGAGCTAACGAATTTGAGCCGGTTAAACTGATTTTAATAGACGATAATTCTGAAGAAGTAAATTGTGCCCTTAAAAATGAGCCTGTAGCTATTCAGACAAAATCCAGCGATTACTGGACTGATTCTGGTTTCCAGTTTTATTTTACAACAAGGGGTAGGGAAAGGATAAAACAGGAATTAAAAGAGCTTGAGCTTGCAGGATATGAAGCAAAAACATTGAGAAGGCAGAGTGACAAGAGGTTGTTCTTGGAAATCCGGAAAGATAACTTATCTCTAATCGTTATTCCTCCTGTTGAATATCCTCTCGGAGCTCCGAGATTCATTGATAAACCCACAGGGAAGGAAATAATCAAATTAACAACTCTCTGCAACTGGAACTCAGATTTTACCATAAAACAAGTTTTAGATGAGATATTAAGGGAAAATAAAAAGTCTGATACAAAACCTGTAAAAAAAGGAGGGCAAAATGAAAACGATATTATTAAAACACTCCTACGAGGAACTTTTGACTACGCTAAATTTGTCAAAAACACGCTCAATGAATATATATGGCATGGTACGGATGGAAGAGGAAATAATAAACATTTTACATATTGGGCATGA
- a CDS encoding helix-turn-helix domain-containing protein, with protein MIKDEEISRHNMKIVERLQPAKPQQEAHPQQESIIALPYVPISEPKATLKPNPKPNLNSEKTRIEISQQEKEVLMNIYSNLWIGIVERCKELNLSIGAGSRTIDSLIKKGFVTPWDIRTTIKGRATRFLEISAKGYIVLNASPHIYTRGANYPHTCFQNLIARHFKKLPNVIKVEIEGSLGNNSKCVDVLIRMQDGKYIAIEVAMSSVNEHSNTIKDLEAGCMAVIIVCENAKVLASVEQILAKIDPEGKQTSAVLLPQVLKCKSVEELIGGAL; from the coding sequence ATGATAAAAGATGAAGAAATCAGCAGGCATAATATGAAGATTGTTGAGCGGTTACAGCCTGCAAAACCGCAACAAGAGGCACATCCACAACAGGAGTCAATAATAGCATTGCCTTATGTCCCTATCTCTGAGCCTAAAGCAACACTAAAACCAAATCCGAAACCCAATCTCAACTCTGAAAAAACCAGAATAGAAATAAGCCAGCAGGAAAAAGAAGTATTAATGAACATTTATTCTAATCTATGGATTGGCATCGTTGAAAGATGCAAGGAACTGAATTTGAGCATAGGAGCTGGTTCTCGTACAATTGACAGCTTAATCAAAAAAGGATTCGTAACCCCGTGGGATATCAGGACGACCATAAAGGGGCGAGCTACGAGATTCTTGGAAATCAGTGCAAAAGGATATATTGTCTTGAATGCTTCGCCCCATATTTATACGCGTGGAGCAAACTATCCCCATACCTGTTTCCAGAACTTAATCGCAAGGCATTTCAAAAAACTGCCGAATGTAATCAAAGTTGAAATTGAAGGCTCTCTCGGCAACAATAGTAAATGCGTAGATGTTTTAATAAGAATGCAGGATGGCAAATATATTGCAATAGAAGTCGCAATGAGTAGCGTTAATGAGCATAGCAATACGATTAAAGATTTAGAAGCGGGTTGCATGGCAGTTATTATTGTTTGTGAAAACGCCAAGGTTTTAGCAAGTGTTGAACAAATCCTGGCGAAAATCGACCCTGAAGGCAAGCAAACATCGGCAGTTTTACTGCCTCAGGTGCTAAAATGCAAGAGTGTGGAAGAATTAATAGGAGGTGCGCTATGA
- a CDS encoding DEAD/DEAH box helicase family protein: MIIDNGIGNFINFILPFVSLVSTQLPTVMELIKVIHDNRLDADPINLGLIRAIALGDTSKIAILLRRIQPKILWKQLCCSPFQEPDDSVDGPIRIASNEQNKPVGIYPYEPHVLLAGQTGSGKTTVMLLSFVQAIIKGINTWLFTKSTEIRNLLHATERIFFVRFQGLEKIGSLLTHPFLPRSAWANIWADIFCQAFAIYDGTKNFLIEHLNKLYALNPNPTLLDLYNQIKNSKYPLMSREARYRESALNRLGGILSSGLGKTLEPSDVELVNLVESSINIVWEIQYLTIEQQVFIVNLLTAWLFHYKLHLETEKIHFIGLDDGNALFDASFEHRPDRGLPEISHLVSMARHAKIYLWACTQIPHQMGASIHSNAFTKIMFSLTNGKDIDCMINSMGITDKAQREYCHRLKEREIVVKFSGRYTAPFLARVPDLKNYGGQ; encoded by the coding sequence ATGATTATAGATAACGGTATAGGAAATTTTATAAATTTCATTTTACCTTTTGTTTCCCTTGTCTCTACACAACTACCCACTGTTATGGAACTTATAAAAGTAATCCACGATAATAGGCTTGATGCAGACCCTATCAATCTTGGCCTGATTCGAGCAATCGCACTTGGAGACACCTCAAAAATAGCGATACTTCTACGCCGCATACAGCCTAAAATACTTTGGAAACAGCTATGTTGCAGTCCTTTTCAGGAACCGGATGATAGTGTAGACGGTCCAATAAGAATTGCTTCAAATGAACAAAATAAGCCGGTAGGCATTTATCCCTATGAGCCTCATGTACTGCTTGCCGGGCAGACAGGAAGCGGAAAAACAACTGTAATGCTCTTGTCATTTGTGCAGGCAATAATTAAAGGGATTAATACTTGGCTTTTTACAAAATCAACAGAGATAAGGAATTTATTGCATGCTACAGAAAGAATTTTCTTTGTTCGTTTTCAGGGACTTGAGAAAATCGGTTCTCTGCTTACACATCCTTTTTTACCCAGAAGCGCATGGGCTAACATTTGGGCAGATATTTTTTGTCAGGCTTTTGCGATATATGACGGAACGAAAAATTTCTTGATTGAGCATCTCAATAAACTCTATGCCCTGAATCCGAATCCTACTCTTTTGGATTTGTATAATCAGATTAAGAACAGCAAGTATCCTTTGATGAGCAGGGAAGCGCGCTATCGTGAATCGGCACTGAACAGGTTGGGGGGAATTTTAAGCAGCGGATTGGGTAAAACCTTAGAACCAAGCGATGTAGAGCTTGTAAATTTAGTGGAAAGTTCCATCAATATTGTCTGGGAGATTCAGTATTTAACGATTGAACAGCAAGTGTTTATCGTGAATCTGCTAACAGCATGGCTCTTTCACTACAAACTCCATCTTGAAACGGAAAAAATACATTTTATAGGTTTGGATGATGGCAATGCCCTTTTTGATGCAAGTTTCGAACACAGACCAGACAGAGGATTGCCGGAAATATCCCATTTGGTTTCAATGGCAAGACATGCAAAAATCTACCTATGGGCATGTACACAAATCCCTCATCAGATGGGAGCTTCAATCCATTCAAATGCTTTCACTAAAATAATGTTCAGCCTGACAAATGGCAAGGATATTGACTGCATGATAAATAGTATGGGCATAACTGACAAGGCTCAGCGGGAATACTGTCATCGGCTGAAAGAGCGGGAAATAGTTGTAAAGTTTTCTGGCCGCTATACAGCGCCATTCCTAGCAAGAGTTCCGGATTTAAAAAATTATGGGGGACAATAA